From the genome of Alcanivorax sp.:
CCGCCATATCCAGCGACAGCACCTGCTTGTCCTTGAGACCTTCCGGAACCTCACCGTTGACAATTCGCTGGGCGAGCCCTTCAACGATGGCCGTCTTGCCCACACCGGGTTCACCGATCAGCACCGGGTTATTCTTGGTACGGCGCTGCAATACCTGAATGGTGCGGCGGATTTCATCGTCACGGCCGATCACCGGATCCAGCTTGCCCGACTCCGCGCGCTCGGTGAGATTGACGGTGTACTTGTCCAGCGCTTCACGCTTGTCTTCGGCATTGGGATCGGTCACCGCTTCGCCTCCTCGCACCTCGGCAATCTTTTCCGCCAGCACCTTCTTGGTAACGCCGGCATTTTTGAGAATTTTGCCTAGCTCACCACTGTCATCACAGGCGGCCAGCAGCACCACTTCCGACGACAGGTACTGGTCACCATTCTGTTGCGCCTCGCGATCCGCCAGATTGAGCAGGCGGCCGGTGCCCTGGCCCATGGTCACATCACCATTGAAGTTGCTTACCGTGGGCAGCTTGTCCACGGCCATGTTCAGGGCAGTGATCACATCGGCGGTGTTGGCACCGGTTTTCTCGATAAGAGGCTTCGCCACGCCACCTTGCTGCTGCATCAGCGCCAGCATCAGGTGAACAGGTTCGATGGTGCTGTTGCCCTGCCCCACGGCCAGGGATTGCGCGTCAGAAAGGGCTTCCTGCAAACGCGCAGTGAGTTTGTCCATTCGCATTGTCTTGGCTCTCCTTTGTCCGGGGTCGATCCACCCGGACACTCCCTGACGGCAAGCGACCGGTGATCACCGGAAATCAATCAACTGGACCTAAGATGGGTCCGATTGGGCCAAACTCAAGGGCAGTTAACAGTGAATAGTGAACAGTTAACAGCGGCGCGAGGGCGCATGTCAGGTTTTAAAACGTCAGAGGCCGCGCCCAACCTATGGGCGCGGCCTCTATGCTGTCCAAACAGAGCCCCCCCTAATCGCGAGCTGTTCACTGTTCACTGTTCACTATTCACTGTTAACTGCTCTCATCCAGCCAGATCAACGACGCAAACCGCCCCGTCTCACCTTCCTTGCGATAGGAATAGAAGCGCTCCAGGTCACAGGCGGTGCACAGTTCGCCGCCCTGTACATCGTCGACGCCGAGGTTGGCCAGTTCGGTCATGGCGGCGTGAGCCACGGAGAAGCGCCAGTGGTGGGGTGTGGCATCCTGGCTGAAAGCAGTTTTGAAGGCGGGATTCGCATCCACGAAGGCGCGATAGACTTCATCACCGACCTGATAGCATTTGCCGCAGATCGCAGGCCCCAGCCAGGCGCTGACAGGTTCGCCGTTGGGGGCAATCCTGTTCACGCCCTCGGCAACAATCCCCGCCTGAAGGCCCCGCCAACCGGCATGCACCGCGGCGACCGCGGAACCATCCTGCCTGGCCAGCAGCACAGGAAGACAATCGGCCGTCAGCACCACACAGGGCCAGCGCTGCTGATCGGTCCAGACACCATCAGCTTCATTATCCGGATCATCGGCGCGAATCACGCGCTTGCCATGCACTTGCCACAACCAGGCGGCAGGATGATCGGCTTGCAGCAGCTTTTCCACATGATGGCGAGCCTGCTCTACCCGAGTGGACTGATCTCCGCAATTCAAACCCAGATTGAAGCCATCCCAGGGTTGTGGGGAATGGCTGCCTGCCCGGGTGGTCACCGCCACCCGTACGGCCGGGTGAGGATGCCAGTCGGGCCAGAGCCAGTCTGAGCGATCAGGTAACGTCATGGGAGCCGCCTTCAAGGTGCCTCGGGCACGGTGGGTATCACGCGTTGGCCGCGTCGTCTTCCAGCACCTTGATCAGCCCCTGCATATCGTCGGGCAACGGCGCTTCGAATTCACAGTATTCTCCACTTGCCGGGTGAATCAAGCCCAGTTTGCGGGCATGCAGAGCCTGGCGGGGAAAACGGCGCAGGGCCTGACGAAGCTCCTCGGTCGCACCCGCCGGGAATTTCAGGCGGCCACCGTAGAGCGGATCCCCTACCAGGGGGTAATTGCGGTAAGCCATGTGCACCCGGATCTGGTGGGTGCGGCCGGTTTCCAGCTTCACCTGAATGCGGGTATGGGCACGGTAGCGATCCATCACACGGTAGTGAGTAACCGCTTCCTTACCTCCTTCCTTAACCACTGCCTGCCTTTTGCGGTCTACCGGGTGACGGCCAATGGGCGCATCTACCTTGCCCCCGCCGGTCATCACCCCCACCGCAATAGCTTCGTACTGGCGGAACAGGCTCTTGTCCTGCAGCTGTGACACCAGGCTGGTATGCGCCTCCAGGGAACGCGCTACCACCATCAGCCCGGTAGTATCCCGGTCCAGCCGATGCACGATCCCCGCCCGTGGCAGGCTGTTCAGGCGCTCATCGTGATGTAGCAGCCCGTTCAGCAGGGTCCCGTCGGCATGACCTGCCGCCGGGTGCACCACCAGCCCGGTGGGCTTGTTGATGACAATCAGGTCATCATCCTCATAGACCACGTCCAGGGCGATGGCCTGGGCCTGATCTTCCAGTTCAGGTTCGATCACCACTTCCAGGCTGAGGGATTCGGTTCCGGTAAGCTTGTCCTTGGGTCTGGCCTTCTTGCCATCGACAGTGAGCACTCCGTCCTTGATCCAGCTCTGCAGACGGGAACGGGAAAATCCGTCAAACAGCTCGGCCGCCGCCTGATCCACCCGCTGGCCCGCCTGTTCCGCTTGCACCTGCTCGGTACGTTGAATTTTCTCGCCGCCAAGATGTCCCATAATCCAACCTGTGTTTAAATGTCGCTCTACGTAACTAACGCGCCATTGTAACCCGTCCGACGAGGAAAGAATGCCACGCTTTTTCTGGCCACTCCTGGCCCTGATGCTGCTTGCCGGCTGTGCCAGCAACAAGGATGCTCCGGAACTCACCGAAGCCGCCCAGTATCGGGAAGCCCATGACTCCATCGAGTCAAAGAACTACCTCACAGCCATTGACCAGCTCAAGGAGCTGGAGGTCCGCTTTCCCTACGGCGATTTTGCTGAACAGTCCGGCCTTGACCTGATTTACGCCTATTACATGTCCGTGGATTATCCGGCCACCGTAGTCGCGGCACAGCGGTTCATGCGTAATTACCCGGCACATCCTCGTACCGACTACGCCCTTTACATGCGCGGACTGGCCAACTTCAACATGGAAAAGGGCCTGTTCGACAACCTGGTCAGCTCCGACCGTTCCGCCCGTGATATGGATGCGGCCAAGGATGCCTTCCGGGATTTCGAGCGACTGGTGACCCGCTACCCGGACAGCGAGTATGCGCCAGACGCCCGCGCCCGCATGGTCCACATTCGCAATCAGCTGGCCCGGCAGGAACTGCATGTGGCCCGCTACTACGCCCGTCGCGGCGCCATTGTGGCTTCCGTGAACCGTGCCCAGTACGTGGTCAAACACTACCAGCGAACCCCGGCGGTGGAGGAAGCGCTGGCCATCATGGTGAAGAGCTACGAGCGCCTGGAATACCCGGAACTGGCCGCCAAAAGCCGCGCCGTGCTGGCGCTCAACTTCCCGGAGAGTGGCTATCTGGGCGACGAACAGGAAGTGGACCTGGCCTGGTGGCCCGACGAGGACAACGGCATCCTCAGCCTGCTGACATTCGACCTTCTTTGAGCTTCTAGCTTCTAGCTTCTAGCTTCTAGCTTCTAGCTTCTAGCTTCTAGCTAAAAAAGGGTGGCTCCGATACCGATTCGGGCCACCCTTTTTTGATTTTGATCTCCCTCGAAGCTCACAGCTGGAAGCTCGTAGCTGCCTTTAGTCCCCCGGCCGCCAGCCGTTGGTGATCGGGTAGCGGCGGTCCTTGCCGAAAGCGCGCCGGCTGACCCGGGGGCCCACCGCCGCCTGGCGGCGCTTGTATTCGTTGCGGTCAGTGAGCTTGACGACACGATAGACGTTGTCACGGTCGAAGCCGTCACGAATCACCGCCTCTGCGCTCATGTCCTGTTCCACATAGCGCTGCAGAATGGCATCCAGCTCGTCGTAGTCGGGCAGGGAGTCGGTATCTACCTGGTCCGGTGCCAGCTCGGCGGAAGGTGGTCGAGTGATGACCCGCTCGGGAATGATCTCGCTACCCGCCTGCTGGTTACGCCACCAGCAAAGCCGGAACACCATGGTCTTGAAGACATCCTTGAGCACGGAGAAGCCGCCGGCCATGTCTCCATACAGGGTGGCATAACCCACCGCCATTTCACTCTTGTTGCCGGTGGTCAGCACGACTGAGCCACTCTTGTTGGATAACGCCATGAGAATCACCCCCCGGCAACGGGCCTGCAGGTTTTCCTCCGTGGTGTCTTTGGGCAAGCCGGCAAACGCCTCATCGAGAATCCCCATAAAGCCGTTGAACGCCGGCTCAATAGGCATCACGTGATATTTCACCCGCAGGGTACGAGCCTGTTTTTCTGCATCCTCGAGACTCATGGCTGAGGTGTAACGGAACGGCATCATCACCGCTTCTACCCGTTCCGGCCCCAACGCGTCCACAGCCACCGCCAGGGTGAGTGCGGAATCAATGCCGCCGGACAGTCCCAGCAAGGCGCCCTTGAAGCCATTCTTGTTCACGTAGTCCCGGGTGGCCAGTACCAGCGCCTGGTAGAGACTCTGCTCCAGTTCCGGCACGGGCAGCAATTCCCCCACAGGGTCACAACTGCCCCCCTCACACTGCAGGTCCACCGGCACCAGCGCCTCATTGAAGCTGGCGCCCTGGACGCACTTTTCACCACGGGAGTTGCAGGCAAACGACGCCCCGTCGAACACCAGTTCATCCTGGCCGCCCACCAGGTTGCAGTAGAGGATGGACATACCGGTTTCCCGGCTACGCGCCTGGACCTGCTCCAGCCGCTCTGCGACCTTGTTGGCGCGGAACGGTGATGCATTCAGGTTCAGCACGATTTGTGCGCCGGCCTCCTGAAGCTGGCTGGCGGGTGCACTGTGCCAGATGTCTTCACAGATGGTGATGCCGAAGGTCCAGCCCCCCAACTCGAATGTGCAGGGCGCGTCGCCAGCCTGGAAATAACGCTTTTCATCGAAAACACGGTAGTTGGGCAGACATTGCTTGAAGTACTCATGGCGCGGTTGCCTTTCGCCGGGGAAAAGCACCCCGGCAGCATTGCGCCGCAGCCCATTGCGAACCGCGGGATAACCCAGCACGACAGGTAACGTGATCGCCTCGCCAATGGCGGCCAGTGCATCGTCCACGCGGCTGTTGAGGCTGGGGCGCAGCAACAGGTCTTCCGGCGGATAGCCCGTGAGCATCAGCT
Proteins encoded in this window:
- the pgeF gene encoding peptidoglycan editing factor PgeF, yielding MTLPDRSDWLWPDWHPHPAVRVAVTTRAGSHSPQPWDGFNLGLNCGDQSTRVEQARHHVEKLLQADHPAAWLWQVHGKRVIRADDPDNEADGVWTDQQRWPCVVLTADCLPVLLARQDGSAVAAVHAGWRGLQAGIVAEGVNRIAPNGEPVSAWLGPAICGKCYQVGDEVYRAFVDANPAFKTAFSQDATPHHWRFSVAHAAMTELANLGVDDVQGGELCTACDLERFYSYRKEGETGRFASLIWLDESS
- the rluD gene encoding 23S rRNA pseudouridine(1911/1915/1917) synthase RluD, which encodes MGHLGGEKIQRTEQVQAEQAGQRVDQAAAELFDGFSRSRLQSWIKDGVLTVDGKKARPKDKLTGTESLSLEVVIEPELEDQAQAIALDVVYEDDDLIVINKPTGLVVHPAAGHADGTLLNGLLHHDERLNSLPRAGIVHRLDRDTTGLMVVARSLEAHTSLVSQLQDKSLFRQYEAIAVGVMTGGGKVDAPIGRHPVDRKRQAVVKEGGKEAVTHYRVMDRYRAHTRIQVKLETGRTHQIRVHMAYRNYPLVGDPLYGGRLKFPAGATEELRQALRRFPRQALHARKLGLIHPASGEYCEFEAPLPDDMQGLIKVLEDDAANA
- a CDS encoding outer membrane protein assembly factor BamD; this translates as MPRFFWPLLALMLLAGCASNKDAPELTEAAQYREAHDSIESKNYLTAIDQLKELEVRFPYGDFAEQSGLDLIYAYYMSVDYPATVVAAQRFMRNYPAHPRTDYALYMRGLANFNMEKGLFDNLVSSDRSARDMDAAKDAFRDFERLVTRYPDSEYAPDARARMVHIRNQLARQELHVARYYARRGAIVASVNRAQYVVKHYQRTPAVEEALAIMVKSYERLEYPELAAKSRAVLALNFPESGYLGDEQEVDLAWWPDEDNGILSLLTFDLL
- a CDS encoding NAD+ synthase, producing the protein MRIIMAQQNALVGDIEGNAQRVIEAADEARRLLGADLVVFPELMLTGYPPEDLLLRPSLNSRVDDALAAIGEAITLPVVLGYPAVRNGLRRNAAGVLFPGERQPRHEYFKQCLPNYRVFDEKRYFQAGDAPCTFELGGWTFGITICEDIWHSAPASQLQEAGAQIVLNLNASPFRANKVAERLEQVQARSRETGMSILYCNLVGGQDELVFDGASFACNSRGEKCVQGASFNEALVPVDLQCEGGSCDPVGELLPVPELEQSLYQALVLATRDYVNKNGFKGALLGLSGGIDSALTLAVAVDALGPERVEAVMMPFRYTSAMSLEDAEKQARTLRVKYHVMPIEPAFNGFMGILDEAFAGLPKDTTEENLQARCRGVILMALSNKSGSVVLTTGNKSEMAVGYATLYGDMAGGFSVLKDVFKTMVFRLCWWRNQQAGSEIIPERVITRPPSAELAPDQVDTDSLPDYDELDAILQRYVEQDMSAEAVIRDGFDRDNVYRVVKLTDRNEYKRRQAAVGPRVSRRAFGKDRRYPITNGWRPGD